In Candidatus Chlorohelix allophototropha, one DNA window encodes the following:
- a CDS encoding nuclease-related domain-containing protein codes for MFVVTNKAELNKRIRNNRIMFWGGVAGLLGSMLTLLIAGGSPQGAFFIIIFGYPLLFLGIFLSKRGAYNNRRHAVGGYRLLSEEQDIDRQLKGSPSRFHLYNYLNIAGISIEHMLVTPQGIILINMKGQLGKLKAGRDLYRMKRGFVNSIGTIGEPGIGNPSQELSRQCKRLRTWFEQKGFDIPTDGIVVLNNPRATIENVSEMSFPVCMNSDLREAVRQWQTELSMTAEEQFEIEKLLIGQLPQEEQAEALELLSMPAHKRLQMEREQELAVEAARVAKTKVKDEKKKPSERKPSAGAAPQPGQRVGLNGKPLPAKVSEEKPRKAAVEPLKKPNPGAFGDPAKRRK; via the coding sequence GTGTTTGTTGTAACCAATAAAGCCGAATTAAACAAACGAATCCGCAATAATCGCATCATGTTCTGGGGGGGTGTAGCAGGGCTACTTGGCTCTATGCTAACCCTACTAATAGCCGGTGGTAGCCCACAGGGCGCTTTTTTTATCATCATTTTTGGCTATCCCCTACTCTTTCTAGGGATTTTTCTAAGTAAACGTGGCGCTTATAACAATCGCCGCCACGCTGTCGGCGGTTACAGGCTCTTATCCGAAGAACAGGATATTGATAGACAGCTTAAAGGCTCGCCTTCCCGCTTCCACCTTTACAACTATCTGAATATCGCCGGAATCTCGATTGAGCATATGCTGGTCACTCCGCAGGGTATCATCCTTATTAATATGAAGGGGCAACTGGGCAAGTTAAAAGCCGGACGCGACCTTTATCGCATGAAACGCGGTTTTGTAAATTCTATCGGCACTATTGGCGAACCCGGTATCGGTAATCCAAGCCAAGAACTGAGCCGCCAATGCAAACGGCTGCGCACTTGGTTTGAGCAAAAAGGTTTTGATATACCCACCGATGGCATCGTAGTGCTTAATAACCCTCGCGCTACCATTGAAAACGTTTCAGAAATGAGCTTCCCGGTCTGCATGAACAGTGATTTGCGAGAAGCAGTGCGCCAATGGCAAACCGAATTGAGCATGACCGCAGAGGAGCAGTTTGAAATAGAAAAACTGCTGATCGGGCAATTACCGCAAGAAGAACAGGCAGAAGCGCTGGAATTATTGAGCATGCCCGCCCATAAGCGCCTCCAAATGGAACGAGAGCAGGAATTAGCGGTAGAAGCCGCGCGAGTTGCCAAAACCAAAGTAAAAGATGAGAAGAAGAAACCGAGCGAGCGCAAACCGAGCGCGGGCGCAGCGCCACAGCCCGGTCAGCGGGTTGGCTTGAACGGCAAACCGCTCCCGGCTAAAGTGTCCGAAGAAAAACCCCGCAAGGCAGCGGTAGAACCCTTGAAAAAGCCAAATCCGGGCGCATTCGGAGACCCTGCTAAGCGTAGGAAATAG
- a CDS encoding antibiotic biosynthesis monooxygenase, which yields MAEGHFYTIVIWEVRAGARASDLEELTRNGILPQYREVPGVLSVKLFRIQEGEDVNKYMAMTIYESREAYNNWWAKGGQALLTWQQQNKAVVEKWVDTATPARRHNMTLLIDAEFPPGTPKINFIPEN from the coding sequence ATGGCAGAAGGTCATTTTTACACTATTGTTATCTGGGAAGTGCGGGCGGGCGCACGCGCTAGCGACCTAGAAGAACTAACCAGAAACGGGATTTTGCCCCAGTACAGGGAAGTGCCGGGAGTGTTATCAGTAAAGCTTTTCCGTATTCAGGAAGGCGAAGATGTCAACAAATACATGGCGATGACGATCTATGAAAGTCGTGAAGCCTACAATAATTGGTGGGCTAAAGGCGGGCAAGCGTTACTTACTTGGCAGCAGCAAAACAAGGCAGTTGTAGAAAAATGGGTGGATACTGCCACTCCTGCCCGCCGCCATAACATGACTTTATTGATTGATGCCGAATTCCCGCCCGGCACGCCTAAGATCAACTTTATCCCAGAAAATTGA
- the fabF gene encoding beta-ketoacyl-ACP synthase II, which yields MSSKGDRGESLMDNERSKWRNLNKAEVNELKTRLAQVGLDLARLENKREYPEDNDIESKIDSLLNDIIGKMSGTATIITTEPQAVLADSGEKEKRRVVVTGLGTINPLGYSVEEFWAGLRKGQSGIAPMTLSKTEGYPTKIAGEVKEWDPKKFIDTKDARRMSRASQFAVAASFQAIKDANLKIEDDVAEDYGVLLGVGNCAFPEVEQGARTLMEKGGMRLSPFFIPIILPNMSSSQVALQAGIKGYNGTIVTACASSTQSIGEAAEVIRRGDAEVMITGGCEAPISELGLASFSVMRAMSSKYNERPTQASRPFDRDRDGFVPSEGAGIVVLENLEHALARGARIYAEVIGFAATNDAYHLTDPDPDSFGAVRAMRRAIHRAGLAPRDIDYINAHGTSTEKNDKMETVAIKKVFGDYAYQIPISSTKSMIGHLLGGAGGVEAIATITMMQEELIHPTINLDNPDPDCDLDYVPNRARPFKINIGMSNSFGFGGQNACLIFKKYTPESPEAKR from the coding sequence ATGTCTAGCAAAGGAGACCGAGGCGAAAGCCTTATGGACAACGAACGCAGCAAATGGCGAAACCTTAACAAGGCTGAAGTAAATGAGCTTAAAACCCGCTTGGCACAAGTAGGACTTGACTTGGCGCGGCTTGAAAATAAACGCGAGTATCCCGAAGATAATGATATAGAAAGTAAAATTGATAGTTTACTGAACGACATCATCGGAAAGATGAGTGGAACCGCCACTATAATTACTACCGAACCGCAAGCGGTGTTAGCCGATTCTGGCGAAAAAGAAAAACGGCGCGTAGTAGTTACCGGGCTTGGCACTATCAACCCACTAGGCTATAGCGTAGAAGAGTTTTGGGCAGGGCTTCGCAAAGGGCAAAGCGGTATCGCCCCCATGACGCTGAGCAAAACCGAGGGGTATCCTACCAAAATAGCCGGAGAAGTAAAAGAGTGGGATCCAAAGAAATTTATAGATACTAAAGATGCCCGCCGCATGTCCAGAGCCAGCCAATTTGCGGTCGCTGCCAGTTTCCAAGCTATCAAAGATGCCAACTTAAAAATCGAAGATGATGTAGCCGAAGATTATGGGGTTTTACTGGGAGTAGGTAACTGCGCTTTCCCTGAAGTTGAACAGGGCGCACGTACTCTAATGGAAAAAGGCGGGATGCGCCTTAGCCCTTTCTTCATCCCCATAATCTTGCCGAACATGTCCAGCAGCCAAGTGGCTTTGCAAGCAGGCATAAAAGGTTATAACGGCACGATAGTCACCGCCTGCGCCAGCAGCACCCAATCAATCGGAGAAGCGGCGGAAGTAATCCGGCGTGGGGATGCCGAAGTAATGATTACGGGCGGTTGTGAAGCCCCTATCAGCGAATTAGGGCTTGCCAGTTTTAGCGTTATGCGGGCGATGAGCAGCAAATACAACGAGCGACCTACTCAAGCCAGCCGCCCCTTTGATCGAGACCGCGATGGATTCGTACCCAGTGAAGGCGCAGGAATTGTAGTTCTGGAAAATCTGGAACATGCGCTGGCAAGAGGGGCGCGAATCTATGCGGAAGTGATCGGTTTCGCCGCCACCAACGATGCTTATCATCTGACCGACCCCGACCCCGACTCCTTCGGCGCAGTCAGAGCAATGCGCCGCGCCATTCATCGTGCCGGATTAGCCCCCCGCGACATAGATTACATCAATGCACACGGCACTAGCACCGAAAAAAATGATAAAATGGAAACCGTAGCGATAAAAAAGGTTTTTGGAGATTACGCCTACCAGATTCCAATCAGCAGCACCAAATCTATGATTGGGCATCTATTGGGCGGAGCGGGAGGCGTAGAAGCTATCGCCACGATTACCATGATGCAGGAAGAGTTGATACATCCTACTATAAATCTAGACAATCCCGACCCGGACTGCGACCTTGATTATGTACCAAATCGCGCCAGACCGTTTAAAATCAACATTGGAATGAGTAATTCCTTTGGGTTTGGTGGTCAAAACGCTTGTCTAATTTTCAAGAAATATACACCTGAGAGTCCTGAGGCTAAGAGGTGA
- a CDS encoding 2-dehydropantoate 2-reductase yields MRIAIVGAGAIGGYLGAKLALSGEEVTLIARGAHLEAIRRNGLKLLEADGTEYLAKNVHATADMREAGEQEAVIVTLKAHSLSAIAPAMRAMYSPTTMVVLAQNGVPWWYFRKLDSPYEQYRIEAVDPGGVIEANIELERVIGCVVYPAAELAEPGVVRHLEGDRFSLGELDGAKTERIARLAQAINSAGLKAPIRPRIRAELWVKLWGNLAFNPISALTRATLEDICRYPLTRQLAHDMMYEAQLIAEKLGIDFGISLEQRIAGAEKIGAHKTSMLQDIESGRPTEIEAIVGAVVELGRLVGVPTPHLEAMYAAVKLLERTLQTPPHVG; encoded by the coding sequence ATGAGAATCGCGATTGTGGGCGCGGGCGCGATAGGCGGCTATCTTGGCGCGAAATTGGCTCTTTCCGGCGAGGAAGTGACGCTAATTGCGCGAGGGGCGCACCTTGAGGCAATCCGGCGCAACGGCTTGAAATTGCTAGAGGCAGACGGTACAGAATATTTGGCAAAGAATGTGCATGCCACCGCCGATATGCGCGAAGCCGGAGAGCAAGAGGCGGTTATTGTGACGCTCAAAGCGCATAGCCTTTCTGCCATTGCTCCGGCAATGCGCGCAATGTATAGCCCCACTACAATGGTGGTTTTGGCGCAAAACGGCGTGCCTTGGTGGTATTTCCGCAAGTTGGATAGCCCCTATGAGCAGTACCGCATCGAGGCGGTTGACCCCGGCGGCGTGATAGAAGCCAATATCGAGCTTGAGCGTGTGATTGGCTGTGTGGTGTACCCGGCAGCAGAACTGGCAGAACCGGGCGTGGTGCGCCATCTGGAAGGGGATAGGTTTTCGCTAGGCGAACTTGACGGCGCAAAAACCGAACGGATTGCTAGGCTGGCGCAAGCGATTAATAGCGCGGGTTTGAAAGCGCCGATTCGTCCGCGTATTCGCGCTGAGTTGTGGGTTAAGCTGTGGGGCAATCTCGCCTTTAACCCTATCAGTGCGTTAACCCGCGCTACGCTGGAGGATATTTGCCGCTATCCCCTGACCCGCCAATTGGCACACGACATGATGTATGAAGCGCAGCTTATCGCCGAGAAATTGGGTATAGATTTCGGGATTTCGCTTGAGCAGCGCATTGCGGGCGCTGAGAAAATAGGGGCGCACAAAACTTCGATGTTGCAAGACATTGAGAGCGGACGACCCACCGAAATAGAGGCTATCGTGGGGGCAGTGGTAGAGTTGGGCAGGTTGGTGGGCGTACCAACTCCACACCTAGAGGCGATGTATGCGGCGGTAAAATTGCTCGAGCGCACATTACAAACGCCCCCGCATGTGGGTTAA
- a CDS encoding acyl--CoA ligase: MTLQEKTLLDLLAGADEQPALVAPDKPSLTYAQLKGNITALAATLNGYGLGRGDRIAIAMPNSPELIIAFFAAAMCGTAAPLNPKYKQDEFAFYYEDTQAKALITFPGTLEAAHAALLPGMAVISAVSDEAGSVSFRLESGGAEARPVELAQSEDVAMILHTSGTTSRPKRVPIRHRNMAASARNIIGTYNLSEADTALCVMPLFHIHGIIASMLSTLASGGTLVCPNGFNAMEFWGIVDKFKPTWYSAVPTMHQMLLARAERNLEVIKANPFRFIRSSSAPLPPIIMERIEALFGAPVLESYGMTEATHQMASNPLPPAPHKGGSVGYGFGVEIGIMDEAGNLLPNGTIGEIVVKGANVVDGYENNPDANAAAFVKGWFRTGDQGLIDADGYLSLTGRIKELINRGGEKISPLEIDDILLRHPAVAEALAFAVPHKTLGEEVHAAVVLKGEASESELRAYCQTLLAEFKVPRKIYFVSEIPRGATGKLQRINMAKLLNITGD; this comes from the coding sequence ATGACTCTCCAAGAAAAAACATTGCTCGATTTACTGGCAGGCGCGGATGAACAGCCCGCGTTGGTTGCGCCCGATAAACCCTCCCTGACCTACGCGCAATTGAAAGGGAATATCACCGCTTTGGCGGCAACCCTCAATGGTTATGGCTTGGGACGAGGCGACCGCATTGCGATTGCCATGCCAAATAGCCCCGAACTAATTATTGCTTTCTTTGCGGCGGCGATGTGCGGGACGGCTGCGCCTCTAAACCCGAAGTACAAACAGGATGAGTTTGCTTTTTACTATGAGGATACCCAAGCAAAGGCATTAATCACTTTTCCCGGTACGTTAGAAGCGGCACATGCGGCGTTGTTGCCCGGCATGGCGGTGATTAGCGCGGTTTCCGATGAGGCGGGAAGCGTTTCGTTTCGGCTGGAAAGCGGGGGCGCAGAGGCGCGTCCGGTGGAACTGGCGCAATCCGAAGATGTGGCGATGATTCTGCACACCAGCGGCACTACCAGCCGCCCCAAGCGCGTGCCGATTCGCCATCGCAATATGGCGGCTTCTGCCCGCAACATTATCGGCACATACAACCTGAGTGAAGCCGATACCGCCCTGTGTGTGATGCCGCTTTTCCACATTCACGGCATCATTGCCTCGATGCTCTCCACCCTTGCTTCAGGCGGTACGCTGGTTTGCCCGAACGGTTTCAATGCAATGGAATTTTGGGGCATCGTGGATAAATTCAAGCCCACCTGGTATTCGGCTGTCCCCACCATGCACCAAATGTTATTGGCGCGTGCTGAGCGCAATCTGGAGGTAATCAAGGCGAACCCTTTCCGCTTTATCCGCTCTAGCTCTGCGCCTTTACCGCCCATTATAATGGAACGTATCGAGGCATTATTCGGCGCACCTGTGCTGGAATCCTACGGCATGACGGAGGCAACCCACCAAATGGCATCCAACCCGCTCCCGCCCGCTCCTCACAAAGGCGGTTCGGTGGGCTACGGCTTTGGGGTAGAAATCGGGATTATGGATGAGGCGGGCAATCTGCTGCCAAACGGTACAATCGGCGAAATCGTGGTAAAGGGGGCAAATGTGGTGGACGGCTACGAAAATAATCCTGATGCCAACGCCGCCGCCTTTGTGAAGGGTTGGTTTCGCACGGGCGACCAAGGGCTTATTGATGCGGACGGCTATCTATCGCTGACCGGGCGCATCAAAGAGCTTATCAATCGGGGTGGGGAGAAGATTTCACCGCTCGAAATTGACGATATTTTGCTGCGCCACCCCGCCGTAGCCGAAGCGCTTGCCTTTGCCGTTCCACACAAAACTTTGGGCGAAGAAGTGCATGCAGCGGTGGTTCTGAAGGGCGAAGCAAGCGAAAGCGAGTTGCGCGCCTATTGCCAAACCTTGTTGGCGGAATTCAAAGTGCCGCGCAAGATTTATTTTGTGAGCGAAATACCTCGCGGTGCAACCGGAAAATTGCAGCGCATAAACATGGCGAAACTGCTCAACATCACGGGGGATTAA
- a CDS encoding DUF4386 family protein produces the protein MLETKQNQRNVTGIVETRWQELYRIGFIASVAFPLMILIAVIAYFIYPYTPGTTDVANIFTDLQNNRLAGLVKLDLTVPIILPILILQFLALYIALKRVNESYALIALVLGLMSVVLWFTARPLVEMTNLSDKYAAATSDTAKSQYLAAGEAFNALFNGTNWMLSQFLIGISYLISILLMFRGKIFSKVTAYVGLANTLAGFCFLIPVIGSIALMLSTIGGAVWNILLARDFYRLGWGKSKASQVV, from the coding sequence ATGTTAGAAACAAAACAAAACCAGCGCAACGTGACCGGAATTGTTGAGACGCGCTGGCAAGAGCTTTACCGCATCGGCTTTATAGCGAGTGTTGCTTTTCCGCTAATGATTCTAATCGCGGTTATCGCCTATTTCATCTATCCTTATACACCGGGAACGACCGATGTGGCAAACATCTTTACCGACCTTCAAAACAACAGGTTAGCAGGCTTGGTAAAACTGGATCTTACCGTGCCAATCATCCTACCAATTTTGATTCTGCAATTTCTTGCCTTGTACATTGCGCTCAAACGGGTTAATGAATCGTATGCCTTAATTGCTTTAGTTTTGGGGTTAATGAGTGTCGTATTATGGTTTACCGCAAGACCGCTAGTTGAAATGACCAACCTCAGCGATAAATATGCCGCCGCGACCAGCGATACGGCGAAAAGTCAGTATCTGGCAGCCGGAGAAGCTTTCAACGCGCTCTTCAACGGTACAAACTGGATGTTATCTCAATTCCTTATCGGCATTTCCTATCTTATTAGTATTCTGCTCATGTTTCGGGGCAAAATCTTTAGTAAAGTCACCGCTTACGTGGGTCTTGCCAACACTCTTGCCGGATTTTGTTTTCTTATTCCTGTGATAGGTAGCATAGCCTTGATGCTGAGTACAATCGGTGGCGCAGTTTGGAACATCCTATTGGCGCGAGACTTTTACCGATTGGGTTGGGGCAAATCCAAAGCTTCTCAAGTGGTCTAA
- a CDS encoding DUF4386 domain-containing protein, with amino-acid sequence MYSNEETAKSAPRILGAMFLIVIVISLVSGVVLSLSGSISDILVKISDNLTLMRISILFGLLNSLGIVALASLLYTVLNQQNRIIALVALGLWLSEAIFYAISQIGAFALIPLSQDFVKAGTPEHSFYQTLGDFLYFGVDKQAVTIHMWFYCLGGILWYFLFYKSKFIPSAISLFGLIAASLGLVGVVCEFLGAEVPIFVYLPLLPFELTIGLWLMLRGIKDSSKI; translated from the coding sequence ATGTATTCAAACGAAGAAACCGCTAAGAGCGCTCCCAGAATTTTAGGCGCGATGTTTTTGATTGTTATTGTTATCAGCTTGGTTAGTGGTGTTGTGCTCAGTCTATCCGGTAGTATATCCGATATTCTTGTTAAGATTTCAGATAACCTTACCTTGATGCGAATCAGCATTTTGTTTGGGCTGCTTAACAGCCTCGGAATTGTTGCTCTGGCAAGTCTGCTTTATACCGTCTTAAACCAACAGAACAGAATCATTGCGCTTGTAGCTTTGGGATTGTGGCTGTCAGAAGCAATATTTTATGCCATCAGCCAGATAGGAGCATTTGCCCTGATACCCCTAAGCCAAGATTTCGTTAAAGCCGGAACTCCAGAGCATTCCTTCTATCAAACTTTGGGTGATTTCTTGTATTTTGGGGTTGACAAGCAAGCAGTTACGATACACATGTGGTTCTATTGCTTAGGTGGCATACTGTGGTATTTCTTGTTTTATAAATCAAAGTTTATCCCAAGTGCTATATCTCTCTTTGGTCTTATAGCAGCCTCTTTGGGATTGGTTGGAGTTGTGTGTGAATTTTTAGGCGCTGAAGTTCCGATATTTGTTTACCTTCCACTCCTCCCGTTTGAATTAACCATCGGGCTATGGCTTATGCTCAGGGGCATAAAGGATAGTTCAAAAATATAG